One Qipengyuania aurantiaca genomic region harbors:
- a CDS encoding FAD-dependent oxidoreductase, with protein sequence MRHIAIVGSGPAGYYTAEAAGKQWGEDVRVDVFDSLPVPYGLIRTGVAPDHQSIKKVAMRYEKTALTDNVRFVGNVSVGKDVSIGELQDLYDAVILATGAPHDRTLGLDGEDLGNVFGSAAFVGWYNGHPQFAQLNPDLSGRHAVVIGMGNVALDVARILSKTDSEFEGSDIVTHALEALAGSNLETITILGRRGPHQIMMTPKELGELMHLERASPFVAEADLPAEGDDAILEPGLRKSVTLLREFAAIPQSIYGEKPITIEFDFFANPKAIVGSSGKVTGVEVERTTIEKGRAVGTGDTYIVPADLVVTCIGYRSSPIEGVPFDERAGRFANDEGRILPGLYCVGWAKRGPTGTIGTNRPDGYGVIELVAEDIGMGARKRGRDGFDALAEDRGLDIVTFRDWQRIEEAENAAARTGSPREKFVDIESMIAALR encoded by the coding sequence ATGCGCCATATCGCCATCGTGGGTTCGGGTCCGGCCGGCTATTACACGGCTGAAGCGGCGGGCAAGCAATGGGGCGAGGATGTGCGGGTCGATGTCTTCGACAGCCTGCCGGTTCCCTATGGCCTCATCCGCACCGGTGTCGCACCCGATCACCAGTCGATCAAGAAAGTGGCCATGCGGTACGAGAAGACCGCGCTGACCGACAACGTGCGCTTCGTCGGCAATGTATCGGTCGGCAAGGACGTCTCCATTGGCGAATTACAAGACCTCTACGACGCGGTCATCCTCGCCACCGGTGCGCCGCACGATCGCACGCTCGGCCTCGATGGCGAGGATCTGGGCAATGTCTTCGGCAGCGCCGCCTTCGTGGGCTGGTACAACGGCCATCCGCAGTTTGCGCAGCTCAATCCCGACCTGTCGGGCCGGCACGCGGTCGTCATCGGCATGGGCAATGTCGCGCTGGACGTGGCACGCATCCTCTCCAAGACCGACAGCGAGTTCGAAGGCTCCGATATCGTCACCCATGCGCTCGAGGCCTTGGCCGGATCGAACCTTGAGACGATCACCATCCTCGGACGACGCGGGCCGCACCAGATCATGATGACACCCAAGGAATTGGGCGAGCTCATGCACCTCGAACGCGCCAGCCCCTTCGTAGCCGAGGCCGACCTGCCGGCAGAAGGCGACGACGCGATCCTCGAACCGGGCCTGCGCAAATCGGTCACGCTGCTGCGTGAATTCGCCGCCATTCCCCAGAGTATCTATGGCGAAAAGCCCATCACCATCGAGTTCGACTTCTTCGCCAATCCGAAGGCAATTGTCGGTTCTTCGGGCAAGGTGACAGGTGTCGAGGTCGAGCGCACCACTATCGAGAAAGGCCGCGCGGTCGGCACGGGCGACACCTACATCGTGCCCGCCGATCTGGTCGTGACCTGCATCGGCTACCGTTCTTCGCCCATCGAAGGCGTGCCCTTCGACGAGCGCGCCGGACGCTTCGCCAACGATGAGGGCCGCATCCTTCCGGGCCTCTATTGCGTCGGCTGGGCCAAGCGCGGTCCCACCGGGACCATCGGCACCAACCGCCCCGACGGGTATGGCGTCATCGAACTCGTCGCCGAAGACATCGGCATGGGGGCGCGCAAGCGTGGCCGCGACGGTTTCGACGCGCTGGCCGAGGACCGCGGTCTCGACATTGTCACCTTCCGCGACTGGCAGCGGATCGAAGAGGCCGAGAACGCGGCTGCCCGAACCGGCTCGCCGCGCGAGAAATTCGTCGATATCGAAAGCATGATTGCCGCGCTAAGGTAA
- a CDS encoding PHA/PHB synthase family protein gives MPRLEDEAAQHTSALGPLIGLTREDIFGAVAVMLRETASDPQRLMKHSQAMGEDMIKIMTGKSDLAPDPKDRRFQDPTWQYNPFMRAGMQYYLAVQKGASRWLEDLELDELEKDRARFISNIIIDSLAPTNTLIGNPSAQKMAITSGGLSLVKGLKNAYDDMVHNKGMVSQVDKKPFKLGENIATSKGDVVLRTEMMELVHYAPTTDEVYEIPQLTIPPQINKMYINDLSPEKSVVKYQVDNGIQTFVISWKNPTPEQGEWDMADYVRSCREAMEAVSKITGSKKVNVSAGCSGGQTAAMLASKMAADEDDLLGALTLMVCVLHPKQNDIEAGSLVSENGLALARRRASKKGVIKGDDLARGFAWLRPNDLIWNYVINNYLLGQDPPAFDVLFWNADATNLSGALMGDFLTVFETLAFTKQGEVEMVDHKIDLSKVTSDLFILGGVTDHITPWKATYRSTRLFGSKDITYVLSHSGHMQAILNPPGNPKARYYIQKDAKKKLPETADQWLEGSEEVAGSWWPYWMNWLQTRAGEKKKAPAKTGNKEFKPLDPAPGLYVMEAC, from the coding sequence ATGCCTAGGCTCGAAGACGAAGCTGCCCAGCACACCAGCGCCCTCGGCCCGCTAATCGGCCTCACGCGCGAGGATATTTTTGGCGCGGTCGCCGTGATGCTGCGCGAAACGGCTTCCGATCCGCAGCGGCTGATGAAACACAGCCAGGCGATGGGCGAGGACATGATCAAGATCATGACTGGAAAGAGCGACCTCGCCCCCGATCCCAAGGATCGCCGGTTCCAGGATCCGACCTGGCAGTACAACCCCTTCATGCGCGCCGGGATGCAGTATTACCTAGCGGTCCAGAAGGGCGCTTCCCGGTGGCTTGAGGACCTGGAGCTCGACGAGCTGGAAAAGGACCGCGCGCGCTTCATCTCCAACATCATCATCGACAGTCTTGCCCCCACCAACACGCTGATCGGCAACCCCAGCGCACAGAAGATGGCGATCACCAGTGGCGGCCTCTCTCTCGTGAAGGGCCTTAAGAACGCCTACGACGACATGGTCCACAACAAGGGCATGGTCAGCCAGGTCGACAAGAAGCCATTCAAGCTGGGCGAGAATATCGCGACCTCTAAGGGCGACGTCGTCTTGCGCACCGAGATGATGGAGCTGGTGCATTACGCGCCGACGACGGACGAGGTCTACGAGATCCCGCAGCTCACCATCCCGCCGCAGATCAACAAGATGTACATCAACGACCTGTCCCCTGAAAAATCGGTGGTGAAATACCAGGTCGACAACGGCATCCAGACATTCGTCATCAGCTGGAAGAACCCCACCCCCGAACAGGGCGAGTGGGATATGGCCGATTACGTCCGCTCCTGCCGCGAGGCGATGGAGGCGGTCTCCAAGATCACCGGTTCGAAGAAGGTCAATGTCTCGGCCGGCTGTTCGGGCGGGCAAACCGCCGCAATGCTGGCCAGCAAGATGGCCGCCGACGAGGACGATCTGCTCGGCGCGCTGACGCTGATGGTCTGCGTCCTCCATCCCAAGCAGAACGATATCGAGGCTGGCTCGCTGGTGAGCGAGAACGGCCTCGCCCTCGCCCGCCGTCGCGCTTCCAAGAAGGGCGTGATCAAGGGCGACGATCTTGCACGCGGTTTCGCCTGGTTGAGGCCCAACGACCTCATCTGGAACTACGTCATCAACAACTACCTGCTCGGGCAGGACCCACCGGCGTTCGACGTGCTTTTCTGGAACGCCGACGCGACCAATCTTTCGGGCGCGCTGATGGGCGATTTCCTGACCGTGTTCGAAACGCTCGCCTTCACCAAGCAAGGCGAGGTCGAGATGGTCGACCACAAGATCGACCTTTCCAAGGTCACCAGCGACCTCTTCATCCTCGGCGGCGTGACCGATCACATCACCCCGTGGAAAGCCACCTATCGCTCCACCCGCCTGTTCGGTTCGAAGGACATTACCTACGTTCTGTCGCATTCCGGGCACATGCAGGCGATTCTGAACCCGCCGGGTAACCCCAAGGCAAGGTACTACATCCAGAAGGATGCGAAGAAGAAACTGCCCGAGACGGCGGACCAGTGGCTGGAAGGTTCGGAAGAGGTCGCCGGTTCGTGGTGGCCCTACTGGATGAACTGGCTGCAGACCCGCGCTGGCGAGAAGAAGAAGGCTCCGGCGAAAACGGGGAACAAGGAGTTCAAGCCACTGGACCCCGCCCCCGGACTCTACGTTATGGAAGCCTGCTAG